The Streptomyces sp. NBC_00306 sequence CGATCTCCGCCCGGACGCCGGGGCCCTCACTGCGTGCGTACCCTCCTCCGGGGACGACCAGGACGTCCGCGGTGCGCGGGGCCCAGCCGTGCTCGACGCGGACCTTCGTTCCGTAGGCGGCCTGCACGGCGCGGGGGCCGGACACGGTGGCGTAGCGGACGTCGATCTCGCGGTCCGTGAAGAAGCGGGCGGCGGAGAAGACTTCCCAGGGAGCGGCGAAGTCGAGCTCCTCCACACCGTCGTACATCACGACGTGCACCCTCAGCGGGCCACCGGCCTCCTGGACGGGCTGGACGGCCGCGGCCGCGGCCGGTGCGGCGGCGACTCCCGCCATCGCCCCCGCGGCTCCGATCGCGGTCGAGGCCCGGAGCAGTTTCCTGCGGTTCATTCGGTTCTCCTGTCCCGATGGTCGTCGTACGGATGGGCACGGGCGCCGCGCGCCGCGCCCGGAATCGGCTCAGCCGGCCTGGGCGAGTGACGGCGCGGCGGGTGCGTCGTGGACGGGCGGCGGGGCCTGCGCCAGGTGCTCACGCAGGGCGGCACGGTCGGGCTTGCCCGCCGGTGTCAACGGCAACTCGGCGACCACCAACAGCCGTTCGGGGTGCTTGCGCTGCTCCAGACCCCGCCGTGTCAGATGCCGGCCGAGCGAGTCGAGCGTGGGCACCTCGCCGGAGCGGGGAACGACGCACGCGGCGAGGCGCTCACCCATCAGGCGGTCCGGAACGCCGACGCACACCACGTCCCGTATCCGGGGATGGGAGCGCAACTCCCGCTCCACCTCGGCCGGGCTGATGTTGGCGCCGCCGCGGATGACGACGTCCTTGAGCCGTCCCACGATGTGCAGGGTGCCGTCCTCGTCGAGGAAGCCGAGGTCTCCGGTGCGCACCCAGCCGTCGGGCGTGCGGTAGCGGGCGTCGAGGTCGGGGGCGCCGACATAGCAGAGGGGGGTCATCGGGCCGCGGGCGATGATCTCACCGATGCCGCCCTCCGGCACCTCGGCGTGGGTGTCGGTGTCGGCGATACGGATCTCGGCCACCCGGGGGTCGGGGCGGCCGGCGACCACGCCGGACTCGTCGGTGGGCGGGGTCGTACTGCCCAGTCCCGTATGGCAGTTGACGCCGTCGGCGGAGCCGTAGAGGTTGACGACAGGGCAGCCGAACGCCTGAGCCGCGGCAGCCGCGGTGGGCTCGTCGAGCGGCGCCCCGCCGAGGATCAGCGCGGTGGGCGCAGGCAGCCTCTCGCCCTGCTTCTCGCCGGTGACCGGCTTCCTGTCGGTGACCGGCTTCCCACCGCTGACCGGCTTCTCGCTCGTGGCGTCGAGGCGTTCGAGCATCATGCGCACCATGGTCGGCACGCCGAGGATGTGCGTCGGCTCGTGTTCCGCCACCGCCGCGAGGGCTGCTTCGGGGGTGAAGTGGTCGAGGAGGATGAGCGTTCCGCCGTGCCGGGCGAGCGTGACCGCGGTGCCGTTGGAGCCGAAGGCGGAGGCGAGCGGTACCAGGAACAGACAGCGGGGCGGGGTCCCGTCGGGGATGAGTGAGGCGAGGAAGTTGCCGCGTCCGCCCGCGAGTGCGTTGTGCGAGTACGCGACCATCTTGGGCTCGGCCTCCGAGCCGGAGGACACGAGGATACGGGCCGCGCTGTCGGGGTCGGGCCGGGCGGGGACGAAGCCGCTCGGGTCGGAGCGCAGCAGCGCGGAGAGCGCAATCGTGCCCTCGGGTGCGGCGCCCGGTCCCGCGGCGATCACGTGCCGCAGGGCGGGCAGCGCCGTGGACAGGGTGTGCAGTTCGGCCGCGTGGTGGGCGCCCCGGTGCTCGGTCGCCGCGATGACTGCCACGGCTTCGGCGCGGCGCAGCAGGCAATCGGCCTCCCGGCTGCCGCGCCCGACGGGGAACGGCAGGGCGACCGCGCCGAGGGCGGCGAGCGCCAGATCGGCGATGACGGCGTTGCGGTTGTTGGGGAGCTGGACGCCGACCACGTCACCCGGGCGTATGCCGAGGTCTCTGAGGCCGGTGGCCAGACATCGCACCTTGCGGTCCAGCGCGGTGTAACAGAGTTTCCCCTTGGCATCGAGGACCGCGGTGTGGTGCAGGTCCATGATCTGACGGGCCCGGAAGAGGCTGTAGAGGTCCAGATCGGGGCAGGTGCCGTCGAGCACCCAGGACCGGCGCAGGTCCGCGGGCAGCAGGTCGTGCAGTTCGACGGTCATATGAAGCTCCAGGGGTCGGGAACGGCGGGGGCACCGTGCGCGTCGCGGCTGATCGAGCCGGCGAAGCGCGGGTCGTCGTGCAGTTCGGCGAGGTCGGTGGTGACACGGGTGGCGGTGAGACCGTGCGCACGCAGCTGCCGCAGCGCGTCGTCCGTCGGAAGGTCACGCAGGTCGTACGCGGCTGCCGCGGCGGCGCACGTGTCGCTCGACGCGACCCAGCCGTCGGCCGTGGGCAGCGGACGCCGGAACCCGGCGGGCCGCCTCGGGCTCTCACCGCGAGCCGCCCGGCTCAGGAAGGGGGTGGTCAGTGTGTCCGCGGCGCCGAGCAGCGAGGAGTCGACGCGCACGCCGTGCCCGGTGCGTTCCCGCAGGAGCAGCCCCGCGAGCACCGCCTCCGTGCCGAGCAGTCCGCCGAGTACGTCGAGCAGTGTCATCAGGGAGGGCGCGGGCGTCTCCCCGTCCGGGCGGACCGCCTCGCCGACACCGGTACGGGCCTGGACCATGAAGTCGGTGCCCATGGGGGCATCGGACAGCCGACCGGCCCAGCCGCTGGTGTACGCGTAGACCAGGGCGGGGTTCACGGAGGCGAAGTCGCCCGCGTCCAGGCCGAGTTCCGCGGCCTTGTCCGGTGCCCAGTTGTGCAGGAACACATCGGCTTCCGCCGCCATCTCCCGCAGCAGACGGCGGCCGGCGGGCGCCTTGATGTCGGCCTCCACAGCCTGCTTGCCGCGATTGAGGGCGAGCCAGCGGGCGGAGACACCGGAGCACGCCGGCGGCATGCCCCGCAGCGGATCACCGCCCGGCGGCTCGATGCGGATCACGTCGGCGCCGAGC is a genomic window containing:
- a CDS encoding DJ-1/PfpI family protein, with amino-acid sequence MNRRKLLRASTAIGAAGAMAGVAAAPAAAAAVQPVQEAGGPLRVHVVMYDGVEELDFAAPWEVFSAARFFTDREIDVRYATVSGPRAVQAAYGTKVRVEHGWAPRTADVLVVPGGGYARSEGPGVRAEIARGTLPRALASAVRPGLTVSAVCTGTMLLSAAGLTRSRPCTTHHKARPDLEKQGGLLKNGRVVDDGDLVTAGGITSGLDLALWLVRRELGAEVATGVEAMLEYEARGTVWTPPAPPRPR
- a CDS encoding class I adenylate-forming enzyme family protein gives rise to the protein MTVELHDLLPADLRRSWVLDGTCPDLDLYSLFRARQIMDLHHTAVLDAKGKLCYTALDRKVRCLATGLRDLGIRPGDVVGVQLPNNRNAVIADLALAALGAVALPFPVGRGSREADCLLRRAEAVAVIAATEHRGAHHAAELHTLSTALPALRHVIAAGPGAAPEGTIALSALLRSDPSGFVPARPDPDSAARILVSSGSEAEPKMVAYSHNALAGGRGNFLASLIPDGTPPRCLFLVPLASAFGSNGTAVTLARHGGTLILLDHFTPEAALAAVAEHEPTHILGVPTMVRMMLERLDATSEKPVSGGKPVTDRKPVTGEKQGERLPAPTALILGGAPLDEPTAAAAAQAFGCPVVNLYGSADGVNCHTGLGSTTPPTDESGVVAGRPDPRVAEIRIADTDTHAEVPEGGIGEIIARGPMTPLCYVGAPDLDARYRTPDGWVRTGDLGFLDEDGTLHIVGRLKDVVIRGGANISPAEVERELRSHPRIRDVVCVGVPDRLMGERLAACVVPRSGEVPTLDSLGRHLTRRGLEQRKHPERLLVVAELPLTPAGKPDRAALREHLAQAPPPVHDAPAAPSLAQAG